One region of Pleuronectes platessa chromosome 18, fPlePla1.1, whole genome shotgun sequence genomic DNA includes:
- the chrna11 gene encoding cholinergic receptor, nicotinic, alpha 11: MWRSVALLLSGFCALIHVSLQGPHQRSLLKNLLKDYNRMERPVGNDSHPLTIYFSLSLIQIMDVDEKNQVLTSNMWLQMSWFDHYLQWNQSEHPGVKNLRFTTDQVWTPDILLYNSADDDFDSTFKTNVLVNSSGYAKYLPPGIFMSTCNVDVRWFPFDIQKCELKFGSWTYDGWLLDLQMTDADISGFMPNGEWDLIGVPGTRNEVFYDCCKEPYPDVTFVVTIRRRTLYYALNLLIPCVLLSSMTLLIFVLPADSGEKISLGITVLLSLTVFMLLVAEIMPATSDSVPLIGQYFASIMIIVGMSVIATVVVLQYHHHDPDGGTMPKWVQLVLLQWVAWFLRMKRPGENDDPERPPCAPHLRRCSSGSQSNSLPNAPDPSSANNGNLLYMGYQSMETLGCPSTVSSGGGFGGGPGGHGGCSTAGIGDPQLQSLLEEVRYMADRYREQDEAESVADQWKFAAAVIDRLCLVAFSVFNIICTISILMSAPNFATAISKDFV, encoded by the exons ATGTGGCGCTCGGtggctctgctcctctctggatTCTGCGCTCTGATCCACG TGTCGTTGCAGGGCCCTCACCAGAGGAGCCTGCTGAAGAATCTCCTGAAGGACTACAACCGGATGGAGCGGCCGGTGGGGAACGACTCGCACCCGCTCACCATCTACTTCTCCCTCAGTCTGATACAGATCATGGACGTG GATGAGAAGAACCAGGTGCTGACTTCCAACATGTGGCTCCAGATG agtTGGTTCGACCACTATCTCCAGTGGAACCAGAGCGAACACCCGGGCGTTAAAAACCTCCGCTTCACCACGGATCAGGTGTGGACGCCGGACATCCTGCTCTACAACAG tGCAGATGACGACTTTGACTCCACCTTTAAGACCAACGTCCTGGTCAACTCCAGCGGCTACGCCAAGTATCTGCCCCCAG GAATATTCATGAGCACATGCAACGTGGACGTCCGCTGGTTCCCCTTCGACATCCAGAAATGTGAGCTGAAGTTCGGCTCTTGGACGTATGACGGTTGGCTGCTGGACCTTCAAATGACCGATGCTGATATTTCGGGCTTCATGCCCAATGGAGAGTGGGACCTAATCG GGGTTCCCGGCACCAGAAATGAGGTCTTCTATGACTGCTGTAAGGAGCCCTACCCGGATGTCACTTTTGTTGTGACAATACGCCGGCGGACGCTCTACTACGCCCTGAATCTGCTCATCCCCTGTGTGCTGCTTTCTTCCATGACTCTGCTCATCTTTGTGCTGCCGGCCGACTCTGGAGAGAAGATCTCGCTGG GTATCACTGTGTTGCTGTCTCTCACTGTTTTCATGTTGCTGGTGGCAGAGATCATGCCGGCCACGTCTGACTCCGTCCCTCTCATAG GTCAATATTTTGCCAGTATAATGATAATCGTTGGGATGTCGGTCATCGCCACAGTGGTGGTTCTGCAGTATCATCACCACGATCCAGACGGAGGAACCATGCCAAAATGG GTGCAGCTGGTCTTGCTGCAGTGGGTAGCCTGGTTCCTGCGTATGAAGCGGCCCGGAGAGAATGACGACCCCGAGCGGCCCCCGTGCGCCCCCCACCTGCGCCGCTGCTCCTCGGGCTCCCAGAGCAACAGCCTCCCCAACGCTCCGGACCCC TCCAGCGCCAACAACGGGAACCTTCTTTACATGGGCTACCAGAGC ATGGAAACCCTCGGGTGTCCCAGCACTGTCTCCAGCGGTGGGGGGTTCGGAGGTGGACCAGGAGGACATGGAGGGTGTTCGACAGCGGGGATAGGAGAcccccagctccagtccctccTAGAGGAGGTGCGTTACATGGCGGACCGCTACCGGGAGCAGGACGAGGCCGAGAGCGTGGCCGACCAGTGGAAGTTTGCCGCCGCTGTGATCGACCGTCTCTGTCTGGTGGCGTTCAGCGTCTTCAACATCATCTGCACCATTTCTATCCTCATGTCTGCTCCCAACTTTGCGACTGCTATCTCGAAGGACTTTGTTTGA